The Euphorbia lathyris chromosome 2, ddEupLath1.1, whole genome shotgun sequence genome includes a window with the following:
- the LOC136217007 gene encoding ubiquitin-conjugating enzyme E2-23 kDa: protein MSSPSKRREMDLMKLMMSDYKVEIINDGMHEFYVHFHGPNDSPYHGGVWKIRVELPDAYPYKSPSIGFINKIYHPNVDEMSGSVCLDVINQTWSPMFDLVNVFEVFLPQLLLYPNPSDPLNGEAAALMMRDRSAYEQRVKEYCEKYAKLQDIGAAPEGEEEEMSSVEASDNEYESDDDEMAGPADP, encoded by the exons ATGTCGTCCCCAAGCAAGCGCCGTGAGATGGACTTGATGAAATT GATGATGAGTGACTACAAAGTTGAGATTATCAATGATGGCATGCACGAGTTCTATGTTCATTTCCATGGACCCAATGACa GTCCTTATCATGGAGGTGTGTGGAAGATAAGAGTTGAGCTACCAGATGCTTATCCATATAAATCTCCCTCCATAGggtttattaataaaatctacCACCCAAATGTTGATGAAAT GTCTGGCTCAGTTTGTTTGGATGTTATCAATCAGACTTGGAGCCCCATGTTTG ATTTGGTAAATGTGTTTGAAGTGTTTCTACCGCAACTTCTTCTGTATCCGAACCCATCAGACCCGTTAAATGGAGAGGCTGCAGCTCTCATGATGCGTGATCGGTCTGCTTATGAACAAAGAGTTAAAG AATACTGTGAAAAATATGCAAAGCTACAAGATATTGGGGCAGCCccagaaggagaagaagaagaaatgtcTAGTGTTGAAGCAAGTGATAATGAatatgagtctgatgatgacgAAATGGCAGGCCCAGCTGATCCATAG